A single window of Drosophila suzukii chromosome 3, CBGP_Dsuzu_IsoJpt1.0, whole genome shotgun sequence DNA harbors:
- the LOC108010483 gene encoding antigen 5 like allergen Cul n 1-like, whose translation MMDDTVSLKGNIKMWSGFCVAMGLLFFADVVNLVPETDYCTLNNCLEDRELPHIGCHNEGKWSSKCGKDAKIIPLSQSMKDFILYYHNTYRDIVAGSKFHRLPNAARMLQIKWDRELAYLAELLVKRCDLKPTTHCISTEVFSSPGYHAVYNKFKANVNPLRIIRSQLNAWYDQYKHVSAPSLLDGLSSDNKEIGHFLRMMVGPTNRMGCAIARVEKDGWTHQWLSCLYSCAPEKHSVLYEYSAKPAVYCSTGVDGKFQHLCNVTEPVVDCKHSALFKAVITNDTASLIRGMMNQQVKSRTLCVICSLCCKWWDWAANSWSLVKNTWNTLIGGSKAGGGHGGGHGGGHGGGHGGGHHDDEEDDDH comes from the exons ATGATGGATGACACAGTTAGTTTGAAAGGAAATATCAAGATGTGGAGTGGTTTTTGCGTTGCAATGGGGTTGCTGTTTTTTGCGGATGTAGTCAATCTGGTCCCAGAAACAGACTATTGTACTTTAAATAACTGCCTAGAAGACAGGGAACTTCCTCATATTGGATGCCATAATGAAGGG AAATGGTCGTCAAAGTGTGGAAAGGATGCAAAAATCATTCCTTTATCCCAGAGCATGAAAGATTTCATCTTGTACTATCACAACACATATCGCGATATTGTGGCCGGCAGCAAATTCCATAGGTTACCGAATGCAGCACGCATGCTTCAAATTAAGTGGGATCGCGAACTGGCATACCTGGCTGAGCTCCTTGTGAAACGCTGTGACCTCAAACCCACAACACACTGTATTTCTACGGAAGTATTCTCCTCTCCGGGCTACCATGCGGTCTACAACAAGTTCAAGGCGAATGTGAATCCACTCAGGATAATTAGATCACAGCTGAATGCTTGGTACGATCAGTATAAGCACGTCTCCGCACCCAGTTTATTGGATGGATTGTCCAGTGATAA CAAAGAGATTGGACACTTTCTGAGAATGATGGTGGGCCCAACTAACCGAATGGGCTGCGCCATAGCCAGAGTCGAAAAGGATGGATGGACCCACCAATGGCTATCCTGCCTATACAGTTGTGCACCCGAGAAACACTCCGTCCTATACGAGTACTCTGCCAAACCCGCAGTGTATTGTAGCACCGGCGTTGATGGAAAGTTCCAACATCTTTGCAATGTCACAGAGCCTGTGGTAGATTGCAAGCATTCCGCGTTGTTCAAGGCAGTCATTACCAACGATACTGCATCGCTTATCAGGGGCATGATGAACCAACAAGTCAAATCCAGGACTTTATGTGTAATCTGTTCTCTCTGCTGCAAATGGTGGGATTGGGCTGCAAATTCTTGGAGTCTGGTTAAGAATACTTGGAATACGCTTATCGGCGGTAGTAAAGCCGGAGGCGGACATGGAGGCGGACATGGAGGCGGACATGGAGGCGGACATGGAGGCGGACATCATGATGATGAAGAAGATGATGATCATTGA